A genomic window from Gossypium hirsutum isolate 1008001.06 chromosome D12, Gossypium_hirsutum_v2.1, whole genome shotgun sequence includes:
- the LOC107946220 gene encoding equilibrative nucleotide transporter 1, with the protein MGFPDASAIGGGPEPDSESALLLRTSLKPEDKFNLGYIIYFTLGVGFLLPWNSFITAVDYFSYLYPEASVDRVFAVVYMVVGLACLLVIVFYAHKSEAYMRINVGLGIFVVSLVVVPVMDAVYIKGRVGLYDGFYVTVGLLALAGIGDALVQGGLIGAAGELPERYMQAIVAGSGGSGVLVSMLRILTKAVFPQDGDGLRKSAYLYFFTSIVFMVICIVLYNVAHKLPIMQYYEELKAEAVKEEKAEKGPMTGPVWRATLWNIVGTVKWYGFGIVLIYVVTLSIFPGYITEDVHSLVLKDWYPVLLITGYNVFDLVGKSLTAVYLLENAKLAISACVVRLLFFPLFLGCLHGPQLFRTEFPVSLLTCLLGLTNGYLTSVLMIMAPKSVQIQHAETSGIVMVLFLVVGLASGSVIAWFWVI; encoded by the exons ATGGGTTTCCCCGATGCATCCGCAATCGGCGGAGGCCCGGAACCCGACTCTGAATCCGCCCTCCTCCTCCGCACATCCCTAAAACCAGAAGACAAATTCAATTTGGGCTACATCATCTACTTCACTTTGGGCGTTGGCTTTCTCCTCCCATGGAATAGCTTCATCACTGCCGTCGATTACTTTTCCTACCTCTACCCGGAAGCTTCCGTCGACCGTGTTTTCGCCGTCGTTTACATGGTCGTCGGCCTCGCTTGCCTCTTGGTCATTGTATTTTATGCTCACAAGAGTGAAGCTTACATGCGGATCAATGTTGGTTTGGGCATTTTCGTGGTTTCCCTGGTCGTCGTGCCTGTTATGGATGCGGTTTATATCAAGGGTCGGGTCGGATTGTATGACGGATTCTACGTCACGGTCGGTCTTCTCGCTCTGGCGGGTATAGGCGATGCGCTTGTTCAAGGTGGGCTCATTGGAGCGGCTGGGGAATTGCCTGAACGCTACATGCAGGCTATCGTTGCGGGATCCGGCGGTTCTG GGGTCCTTGTTTCAATGCTAAGGATCCTAACCAAAGCTGTATTTCCACAAGATGGTGATGGCCTGAGAAAGAGTGCCTACCTTTACTTTTTTACTAGCATTGTGTTTATGGTCATATGCATAGTCTTGTACAATGTGGCACACAAACTTCCGATTATGCAGTACTATGAGGAGTTAAAGGCTGAGGCTGTTAAGGAGGAAAAAGCAGAGAAAGGTCCCATGACCGGGCCTGTTTGGAGAGCAACCTTGTGGAATATAGTAGGAACAGTCAAGTGGTATGGATTTGGGATCGTCCTCATATATGTTGTGACTTTATCAATATTTCCAGGATACATCACGGAGGATGTGCACTCATTGGTTCTCAAGGACTGGTATCCGGTCCTCCTTATAACAGGCTACAATGTGTTTGACCTGGTTGGCAAATCGTTGACTGCAGTCTATCTCCTTGAAAATGCAAAGCTTGCGATTTCCGCTTGTGTTGTGAGGTTACTGTTCTTTCCTCTCTTCTTAGGTTGCTTGCACGGTCCTCAGCTCTTCCGAACAGAGTTTCCAGTCTCGTTACTGACTTGCCTTCTAGGGCTAACTAATGGCTACTTGACAAGTGTGTTAATGATCATGGCTCCCAAATCTGTCCAGATACAACACGCAGAGACTTCTGGCATCGTTATGGTGTTGTTTCTAGTAGTTGGTCTGGCATCAGGATCAGTCATAGCTTGGTTCTGGGTCATCTGA
- the LOC107946221 gene encoding dual-specificity RNA methyltransferase RlmN: MEMGYMWMRRVRFGVNPLFLAMAYSSSATTLPCFPPHPLFSFTCFKPPHLISLPSSHGPRSISISTPSSCSSAASLLSLPENHDFPDGERGQTYTHLPKGSKVLLKGLNYAEFQEWVQSHGFRPGQALMLWKRLYGDNIWAHDIDELKGLNKDFKKMLSEHAELRALSLKDILTASDGTRKILFALDDGLVIETVVIPCDRGRTTVCVSSQVGCAMNCQFCYTGRMGLRRHLTAAEIVEQAVYARRLLSGDVGSITNVVFMGMGEPFHNIEDVIKAADILVDEQGLHFSPRKVTVSTSGLVPQLKRFLHESKCALAVSLNATTDEVRNWIMPINRKYKLSFLLETLKEELKFKNNYKVLFEYVMLAGINDSIEDAKRLIDLVKGIPCKINLISFNPHCGSQFRPSSDEKMIEFRNILAEGGCIVFMRFSRGDDQMAACGQLGKPGSSQAPLLRVPEQFRVALNLGM, from the exons ATGGAGATGGGTTATATGTGGATGAGGCGAGTCCGATTCGGAGTTAACCCTCTCTTCCTCGCTATGGCTTATTCCTCCTCTGCTACTACACTTCCTTGTTTTCCCCCTCACCCTCTCTTTTCCTTCACTTGTTTCAAACCGCCTCACCTCATTTCCTTACCTTCTTCCCATGGCCCTCGCTCCATTTCTATTTCCACCCCCTCTTCCTGCTCTTCTGCAGCCTCACTACTTTCCCTCCCAGAAAACCATGATTTCCCTGATGGTGAACGTGGCCAAACCTATACACATCTGCCCAAGGGCTCCAAGGTGCTTCTCAAAGGGCTGAATTATGCCGAATTTCAA GAATGGGTTCAATCACATGGATTCAGGCCTGGTCAGGCTTTAATGTTATGGAAGCGTCTCTATGGAGACAATATCTGGGCACATGATATTGATGAgctaaaag GATTAAACAAAGATTTCAAGAAAATGCTGAGTGAGCATGCTGAACTTAGGGCCTTGTCCTTGAAAGATATTCTCACTGCATCTGATGGCACTAGAAAG ATATTGTTCGCGCTGGATGACGGGTTGGTAATAGAAACAGTTGTGATACCTTGCGATAGGGGCAGGACAACTGTTTGCGTTTCAAGTCAAGTGGGCTGTGCCATGAATTGCCAATTCTGCTATACTGGCAG GATGGGTCTGAGGAGGCATTTAACAGCAGCCGAGATTGTAGAGCAAGCAGTATATGCTAGGCGATTGCTCTCTGGTGATGTTGGTTCTATTACAAATGTTGTATTTATG GGAATGGGTGAGCCATTTCATAATATTGAAGATGTCATAAAAGCTGCTGATATCTTGGTGGATGAACAAGGCCTTCACTTTAGCCCTCGCAAGGTCACTGTTTCTACAAGTGGACTTGTCCCCCAGCTGAAACGTTTTCTCCATGAATCAAAATGTGCATTAGCTGTTAGTTTGAATGCTACAACTGATGAG GTCAGAAATTGGATCATGCCAATTAATCGGAAGTATAAATTAAGCTTTCTTCTTGAGACCCTTAAGGAGGAACTAAAGTTCAAAAATAACTACAAAGTTCTATTTGAATATGTGATGCTAGCGGGAATCAATGACAG CATTGAAGATGCAAAGAGGTTAATCGATCTTGTGAAGGGTATTCCTTGCAAAATCAATCTTATTTCATTTAATCCTCATTGTGGTTCTCAATTTAGACCGAGCAGCGATGAGAAGATGATCGAGTTTAGAAATATTTTAGCAGAAGGTGGTTGCATTGTTTTTATGCGCTTCAGTAGAGGCGATGATCAGATGGCTGCCTGTGGTCAGCTGGGGAAGCCCGGATCAAGTCAAGCACCATTGCTCCGTGTTCCGGAGCAATTCCGGGTGGCTCTAAACTTGGGCATGTGA
- the LOC121224161 gene encoding uncharacterized protein At4g28440: protein MAESKSLRKPVFTKVDQLRPGTSGHTLTVKVVSTKMVLQKGRADGPQVRQMRIAECLVGDETGMIIFTARNEQVDLMKEGATVTLRNAKIDMFKGSMRLAVDKWGRVEVDEPASFNVKEDNNLSLIEYELVNVVEE, encoded by the exons ATGGCAGAATCGAAGTCATTGAGGAAACCTGTTTTCACCAAGGTGGACCAACTTCGCCCTGGCACTAGTGGTCACACTCTTACTGTCAAGGTTGTCAGCACAAAGATGGTATTGCAGAAGGGGCGCGCTGATGGTCCTCAAGTTCGTCAAATGCGAATTGCGGAATGCCTGGTAGGAGATGAGACAGGAATGATTATCTTTACTGCTAGAAATGAACAAG TGGACTTAATGAAAGAGGGTGCCACTGTAACTCTCCGCAACGCGAAAATAGACATGTTTAAAGGATCAATGAGGCTTGCAGTGGACAAGTGGGGTCGTGTTGAGGTTGATGAACCTGCCAGTTTCAATGTGAAGGAAGATAACAATCTGTCACTGATAGAGTATGAGCTGGTGAATGTTGTTGAAGAGTGA